The stretch of DNA ATTACCCCCCCAACAAAAGCTAACTTTTGCTTTAGTTATTCTCTCAATTGCGTTGGTGACGCACCCGATCGCTCAAGGACTTATTTTTGTTTGGTTAAGTGTTTGGATCGTTGGCTACGCTCGCATTCCAGCTAAAATCTACGGGCGGGTTTTGTTCGTAATAATGTTCTTTTTATTCGCGAGTCTTCCCGCTCTTATTATCGAAGGAGTCTCTGCCGCTCAACTCGATCGTATCCAGACGAATTCGTTAGCTGGGGTTGTGTTAGGAGATTGGTATTTTTTTATAAGTCAAACCGGACTGATGCGAGCGGTTGAAGTCTCGATGCGATCGCTAGCCTGCGTTTCTTGCTTGCTGTTTATTCTGTTTACCATTCCGTTTGCAGAATTATTAGCGATTATGCGTCGATGTCGCGTGCCTTCGCTTCTCATCGATCTTTTACTCCTGATGTATCGATTTATATTTTTATTTCTGGAGGTTGCCTTACAACTGGAATTAGCCCAACGATCGCGGGGTGGATATCGGACTCGCCAGCGATGGCTTCACAGTACGGGATTACTAATCGGGCAATTGGTAGTGCGATCGCTGCAACGCTACCAACAATTTTCTCTAGGGTTAGCGGCTCGTGGGTTTAATGGAAATTTCAAAGTTTATACTCATCAGTCCTATCACTATTCTCAACGTTACGCGATCGAATCTTTGGTTGGATGTATCGGCTTAATTCTTTTAGAATCACAGTTCGTAATTCGTAATTCGTAGTTCGTAATTCGTAATTCGTAATTCGTAGTTCGTAGTTCGTAGTTCGTAATTCGTAATTCGTAATTCGTGATTTATCATTTATCGCTCATGATTCATCATTTATCGCTCATGATTCATCATTCACCCCTCATGATTCATCACTCATAACTCACAATCCCCCCATTCATCACTTATAGCGCTACTGAAAACTTAAATGTACGTCTCTAAACGCTGAAAGTCTTTGCTGGTGGGTGCTGCCCACCCTACCCAATGTCTTAAATGTACGTTTCTAAACGCTAAAAATCTTTGCTGGTGGGCGCTGCCCACCCTACCCAATGTCCTAACCGAGTTGCGTAGCGCTATATTACTCATTATCAATTATCCATTATTCATTATCCATTATTAATGCTCCTTCCCCTCCTGGAATTTCGCTCGGTTTGCTACACTTACCCCGGTACAGAATATCCCGCCGTTCGAGATATCAATTTAGCGATCGCGGCAGGACAAAAGACCGTTATTTTAGGTCATAATGGCTGTGGAAAATCAACGCTTTTATTTCTAGCTGATGGTTTATATCGTTGCGACTCCGGAGCAATTTATTGGCAAGGCGAACCGTTAAAGTATCAGGCAAGGATGCTCAATCTTTGGCGGCAACGGATAGGTTTAGCATTTCAAGATCCAGAACAACAATTAGTAGCAGCAACGGTAGCCGAAGATATTTCCTACGGATTGTGCAATTTGCCCTTATCCGAAGCAGAAATTGCTCGACGATTGCATCAAACCTTGCTCGATTTTTCGCTTCAAGAACTTGCCGATCGCCCGCTGCATCACCTCAGTTTGGGACAAAAACGACGAGTAGCCCTAGCTGGGGTAATGGCGTTGCAACCCGAACTGCTATTGCTAGACGAACCGACAGCTTACCTCGATCGCCGACAAACTCGCCATCTATTTGAAGAACTCGATCGCATCCAAGCGAGTGGTACGACGATTGTTATTGCAACTCACGATCTCGATCTCGCCTATGCTTGGGCGGATTGGGCGATCGTGCTGCATGAAGGACGATTGATGCACTCCTCACCTGCACCCGATCTTTTCGGTTGCGCCGATCTCCTGGAGGAACTTCAGTTAGGACTGCCAACCCTCCTAGAATGCTGGTACGCACTCCCTCCAGCATACCGCGATCGCCGCTCTCCCCCCCGAACCCTATCGGAGTTGCGATCGTACTGTTTGTAATTCGTAATTCGTAATTCGTAGTTCGTAATTCGTAATTCGTAATTCGTAGTTCGTAATTCGTAATTCGTAATTCGTAGTTCGTAGTTCGTAGTTCGTAGTTCGTAGTTCACCACTCATAATTCATCATTCATAACTCATAACTCATAATTCACAATGTTTAACTCTTACCAAGATTTTCAGCCCATCGCCGCGATCGCAACAACTCCCGACGCTGCTGTTACGCTTCAACGTTTTTGTCAAGAAAGCGGCGCGAGTTTG from Oscillatoria sp. FACHB-1406 encodes:
- a CDS encoding ABC transporter ATP-binding protein is translated as MLLPLLEFRSVCYTYPGTEYPAVRDINLAIAAGQKTVILGHNGCGKSTLLFLADGLYRCDSGAIYWQGEPLKYQARMLNLWRQRIGLAFQDPEQQLVAATVAEDISYGLCNLPLSEAEIARRLHQTLLDFSLQELADRPLHHLSLGQKRRVALAGVMALQPELLLLDEPTAYLDRRQTRHLFEELDRIQASGTTIVIATHDLDLAYAWADWAIVLHEGRLMHSSPAPDLFGCADLLEELQLGLPTLLECWYALPPAYRDRRSPPRTLSELRSYCL
- the cbiQ gene encoding cobalt ECF transporter T component CbiQ — protein: MPHDLNAYAYTNRLKQLPPQQKLTFALVILSIALVTHPIAQGLIFVWLSVWIVGYARIPAKIYGRVLFVIMFFLFASLPALIIEGVSAAQLDRIQTNSLAGVVLGDWYFFISQTGLMRAVEVSMRSLACVSCLLFILFTIPFAELLAIMRRCRVPSLLIDLLLLMYRFIFLFLEVALQLELAQRSRGGYRTRQRWLHSTGLLIGQLVVRSLQRYQQFSLGLAARGFNGNFKVYTHQSYHYSQRYAIESLVGCIGLILLESQFVIRNS